Part of the Salminus brasiliensis chromosome 2, fSalBra1.hap2, whole genome shotgun sequence genome, TCTTGGCTTCTCTACATCAGAATCTCTGTTCTCAGACCAAATGTCCTCTGAAATCAGATTTTCCCCGTATTTAGACTGAACAGACAAAGCTAACTAACACTGCTGTGCTGGAGAGCTCAGGGTTGGAGCGTTAGCTGTTCTGAAGAGTAAAAATAACAGTGTCTGTCAAACAGTGTCCACAGAAATAAATGACATGGTTATAATTACCCCAGTTCTTAATTACTGCCACATTGAGGGAGATGTGAGACACATAACAGTTGTAATCTGCTGTATAATCATCCTCCGGGATCtccacactcttcctcagctggTAGGTTCCATCATCATTGGGTCTGACTCCAGAGGATGTCAGCAGATGTTCAGGCAGTGAAGTGCTGTACTTCCTCACACTCATCACCAGGTCTTTGGGGTAGAAGCCCGTGGCCATGCAGGTCAGGGTCAGCTTACTCCAGTGTCTTACAGATGTTTTTGCAAACATatgaacagcaggtggcgctgaAGAGAAAAAGACAATAAGTGTAAATATGTTTCATTCAATTTAGCCTTTAATCAGAACACAGATCTCTATGATAATGTGACTTCAATGACTATCTGGAACTATATGAACTGAGCTGTTCTGACTAATTTCAGTAGTGATTTTTTAAACATCTGCATTATAATTGTTACAAATTGTAACTAAATATTTATGCATGTGCATTAAACTATGCTacattatatttgtgtgtatcgtgaataaaatgtataaaatcaacACAAAAACTTTTTCAGTTCACTTCCTTTAGACTAGAAATGATTAACAcgtttaaatgaataaaatgtacaACATTGAAactgatattattatttatgtttttatcatGGTGCTAtcaaatacaacaacaacaacaacaacattattTTGATAATGTTTCCTAACCaacttttctttaaaaagttTACCAGCACAAACGTAAGGGTGTATTGGTACACTTAGTACCATCATAGAGTTCACAATTTTGGGCTCATTATTCAATATTATCACTGtattatgaaaaaaaattaaatataaaaaattgacTCCATGTTATTGTATAATCTACTAATGAGACTAAAGCTGAGGGCGGGGCATGATGTAGAGAGTGGGGTGTCGGTTGCCGCAGGTTGTAAACTGTAAACTAGGCAACTAAATTACATCAACCAGATATCTGTTCTTCACAACACACAGTTTTTGCTTtgttattttacagttctgGGATGTGTTACACATCCACACCAATAactactaataaaaaataactactagaaaaaagaaaaggtagAAAAATGATGACgataataaatgaattaatattttaagtaTTCAGATACTCACTCTGTCTTGGTTTGCTGTCAGTAGTATTGTACTGTAAATACATCTTCAGCATCTCCTCACACTCCTCACATTTCCTAACAGCAATCCCACGATAGTCAGATTTCCacttctcctccctctctctgttcttctgcTCCTCTGAGGTCCACCATGTCTGAGAGCTGCAGTTAAAACTAATCAGATCTTCTCCATCGTAGGCGTAATCATTAATACTGTTTAAAAGAGTCACAGAGCCGTCAGGATGTCCTTCACCCTCACAGCCGTGCCTCCACTGAAGAACATGACCATCTGAAATGAGGAACAGATTCAGTTCAACACAGATCTTCAGACACATCTTCAAACACCTCAGCTGAAGTCGGAGTCATATACAGACATTTGTCAGTATGTAAGTACTCTCTACAGAATCTagactgctgattggctgttaaAATTGCCCAGTGATTCTTGATTAGTCTTCAGTCTGACAGTGAATCCACCCAGATTCTGGATCTTCATCACACTGTATAAGCTATACTGCAAATGCATCCGCAACAGTTACTTTTATAGATCTGGTTTCTATAGAAGAAAATGAATGGCATTGCAGGATATTCCAGAAGAACCTGTGAAAACAGTGTTTCTCACCTGACTTATTGTGTCTGAACTCATTCATCAGTCTGTTGATGAGCTTATTTATCCATTGTCTGTCATAATCCAGCTTCTCAGTGCCTGAATTCCAGTCCGACTCTGAAATCCTCTGCATCCAGCCCTGTTTACGACTCCTGCTCTCATCTGAACTGTTGTAGAAGTCAATCTGTTTGTGGTTCAGCAGCgtcacagcagtggagctgtagATGTTGTCAGTGTGACTGGACTGAATAGTGTAGGGATAGTTCAGAGAGTGTTTCTCTGTGGAGAATCAGAGGAGTAAAACAGGGTGTTAATGAATGTCTGAGCCGTTAGAGGGACGGTAGTAAATAATGTGTTGGTTACTTTCATGGAAATTTCAGTAAAACCTGCAGTAAAAGGGAGTGTAAGCAGAGCAAAGATATTCAACACCTAATGGTGAAGTACAAATCATAACAATCGATCATGACTTATTTACTAAACATTCTGAATGCATTAATCATGCAAATACAGATCACAAATCATACACTGCTCTGCATGTGCACTCCAGGGTCATTTGCATAATACATTTTTGTGGGAGGAGTCAACATAGACGTTTTTCACTcagagaaaaaaacatcacttttacctgtgtaatatcatcgttttattattcaatgataaatatatatatatattttatcatgatatcttggtggCTTTTGGGCCCCTGGTGGCTTTTGGGTAGTATTGTAAAATGACAAATTGAACAAATTGAAAGTAAATGTAGGACTGTACAGGGGGCAGTGAGTGAGAAACATGGTTGCTGGTTTTGAcaggctccaaaatgactttttaaatattttacactgacttttattaaaagtgaaatatgtggaaatatgaGGAGAAATGCTGCCTTTGGTCTAAAACACAGTGATGAACCGAACAGAAACTCGATTCATCAACAGCTGAAACGACACTAAACGAGAGATTTAGATCTGTGGTCAGTGTTTTTATGTTTGAGGTCCAGTATAGTTCACCAAACATACACCATTTACTGCTGTCTGAGTTCTGGACATTCAACACCAGATACCTCCTTACTTACAGCTCGCTGAAGAGAAACTTCTCAAACCAGCTCTTACCTCCAACCACAGTCTGGAGAAAGCTGAAGAGCAGAAGAGCTGCAGCTGAGGTCATCTTCACCTTCTCACTCCTACTTTTTCataaataatagaatataatagaatattaaAGATCATAATAGAATAGTTTCCTCAAGTGTCGAACACTGATGGAGGGTGGATCTTaacaaaatgtcatgttcatgtgtCTGTAACCACTTTTGTTCATGTGTAATCACTTCTCTTCTCTAACCACTTCCTCCGTATCTGTAAACCCCTACACTGCTGTGCTGGAGACTTTAGGGTTTGAGCGTTAGcagatattattcatattttatattatggtgctatgaaatacaacaacaacaataataataataataataataatatttgaagaagcagaagaggaataacatatgtaataataataacacatccTGGACTACATTGGACTCCAGCGAgagttcagagactgctgtgctctaGTCTTTGTGGAATCGTGGCTCAGCGACAGTATTCCAGACAGCGCCCTTCAGCTGGACGGGCTAGCCTGGTTCAGTCCGGGAAGACCCGCGgtggaggcgtgtgtgtttacatcaacgCTGTGACTGTAGCCCAGCACTGCTctccgctggtggagttcatcatagtcaagtgcagagcttttatttagtacgggagttctccgccgtgctgatagccgccgtgtacataccacctagcgctagcgctaatgctaatgctaatgctaaggaggcactgtgggaactgcacgggggcatcagcgatctgcagaccagacatccagacggactgttcattgttgtatttcatagcaccataatataaaatatgaataatatctgCTAACGCTCAAACCCTAAAGTCTCCAGCACAGCAGTGTGGGGGGTTTACAGATACGGAGGGAGGAGGTTAGAgaaagggagggggaggggttaCAGAAAGGGGGAGGGGTTACAGAAAGGGGGAGGGGTTACAGACACATGAACAGACAAGCACTCGCGCTTGTATTTCGGTGTTTTGTTAAGATCCACCTTCCATCAGTGTTCGACACTTGAGGAAAAGTTCTGGATTTGATCAGAAGTCTGGGTCCATATGATCAGCAGATGCATTCTGGGAGTAGGTGCTAGTCCATTTACTAAGTGAGGGAGGTTAGTTCTGTGAGGTCAGTATCAGGGAGGACAGTGATggttatgtacatttaaaaatatgttatctGTATATTCTACATATGTATTGTGCCACAATGTCCTTAGCATGATCCAGCCAGATTGCTTCATACCCAAACTGGACCAAACTGATATAGAAGCCCTTGCCAAATGAGGCGGGGCTTGGTTGGGAAGAATTAGAGGTGAACCGTTTGGATAGCATCCAAACAATTCCAATACTGCAAGAGTCAGCACAAACAGCCTGCCAGGAGTCAGGCCTTTCCTTGCAAGAACATAAGCGGGTGCAGAAGTTCCTTAGTTAACGAGCAAGGGGCTCTCGATCTGGACATAAGCGGGTACAACCGAAAAACGTAGGAGGGACCACAGCAAGATAAGGACAGTATATAGGGCCCAGGCAGAGCCATACTTTTTAGACTGCCTTGGGAGAGGCTGGCTGTCCCAGACTAACGCCTTAtttgtagtgccttagtcttcaccttatttgtacactttatgcagaaataaaggttgcactctgcctttctattgactacggagctggattcttttatgcaccatttctaaatgcttattagctgattgggggatttatagagaaaaagaaCCGACAACAGTTTTGTAACGTCACTAAACGAGAGGCAGGAGCCGACAGTGGAGACCAGCTTCACCACAGTGATCCAATAACGGCCTGTTCTGGATCTTCCTGCTATCTGGGTCAGATTGGTCAGATTTAGATCTGTGGTCAGTGTTTTTATGTTTGAGGTCCAGTATAGTTCACCAAACATACACCATTTACTGCTGTCTGAGTTCTGGACATTCAACACCAGATACCTCCTTACTTACAGCTCGCTGAAGAGAAACTTCTCAAACCAGCTCTTACCTCCAACCACAGTCTGGAGAAAGCTGAAGAGCAGAAGAGCTGCAGCTGAGGTCATCTTCACCTTCTCACTCCTACTTTTTCataaataatagaatataatagaatattaaAGATCATAATAGAATAGTTTCCTCAAGTGTCGAACACTGATGGAGGGTGGATCTTaacaaaatgtcatgttcatgtgtCTGTAACCACTTTTGTTCATGTGTAATCACTTCCCTTCTCTAACCACTTCCTCCGTATCTGTAAACCCCTACACTGCTGTGCTGGAGACTTTAGGGTTTGAGCGTTAGcagatattattcatattttatattatggtgctatgaaatacaacaacaacaataataataataataataataatatttgaagaagcagaagaggaataacatatgtaataataataacacatccTGGACTACATTGGACTCCAGCGAgagttcagagactgctgtgctctaGTCTTTGTGGAATCGTGGCTCAGCGACAGTATTCCAGACAGCGCCCTTCAGCTGGACGGGCTAGCCTGGTTCAGTCCGGGAAGACCCGCGgtggaggcgtgtgtgtttacatcaacgCTGTGACTGTAGCCCAGCACTGCTctccgctggtggagttcatcATAGTCAAGTGCAGAGCTTTTATTTAGTACGGGAGTTCTCCGCCGTGCTGATAGCCGCCGTGTACATACCACCTAGCGGGGgcatcagcgatctgcagaccagacatccagacggactgttcattgttgtatttcatagcaccataatataaaatatgaataatatctgCTAACGCTCAAACCCTAAAGTCTCCAGCACAGCAGTGTGGGGGGTTTACAGATACGGAGGGAGGAGGTTAGAgaaagggagggggaggggttaCAGAAAGGGGGAGGGGTTACAGAAAGGGGGAGGGGTTACAGAAAGGGGGAGGGGTTACAGACACATGAACAGACAAGCACTCGCGCTTGTATTTCGGTGTTTTGTTAAGATCCACCTTCCATCAGTGTTCGACACTTGAGGAAAAGTTCTGGATTTGATCAGAAGTCTGGGTCCATATGATCAGCAGATGCATTCTGGGAGTAGGTGCTAGTCCATTTACTAAGTGAGGGAGGTTAGTTCTGTGAGGTCAGTATCAGGGAGGACAGTGATggttatgtacatttaaaaatatgttatctGTATATTCTACATATGTATTGTGCCACAATGTCCTTAGCATGATCCAGCCAGATTGCTTCATACCCAAACTGGACCAAACTGATATAGAAGCCCTTGCCAAATGAGGCGGGGCTTGGTTGGGAAGAATTAGAGGTGAACCGTTTGGATAGCATCCAAACAATTCCAATACTGCAAGAGTCAGCACAAACAGCCTGCCAGGAGTCAGGCCTTTCCTTGCAAGAACATAAGCGGGTGCAGAAGTTCCTTAGTTAACGAGCAAGGGGCTCTCGATCTGGACATAAGCGGGTACAACCGAAAAACGTAGGAGGGACCACAGCAAGATAAGGACAGTATATAGGGCCCAGGCAGAGCCATACTTTTTAGACTGCCTTGGGAGAGGCTGGCTGTCCCAGACTAACGCCTTAtttgtagtgccttagtcttcaccttatttgtacactttatgcagaaataaaggttgcactctgcctttctattgactacggagctggattcttttatgcaccatttctaaatgcttattagctgattgggggatttatagagaaaaagaaCCGACAACAGTTTTGTAACGTCACTAAACGAGAGGCAGGAGCCGACAGTGGAGACCAGCTTCACCACAGTGATCCAATAACGGCCTGTTCTGGATCTTCCTGCTATCTGGGTCAGATTGGTCAGATTTAGATCTGTGGTCAGTGTTTTTATGTTTGAGGTCCAGTATAGTTCACCAAACATACACCATTTACTGCTGTCTGAGTTCCGGACATTCAACACCAGATACCTCCTTACTTTCAGCTCGCTGAAGAGAAACTTCTCAAACCAGCTCTTACCTCCAACCACAGTCTGGAGAAAGCTGAAGAGCAGAAGAGCTGCAGATGAGGTCATCTTCACCTTCTCACTCCTACTTTTTCataaataatagaatataatagaatattaaAGATCATAATAGAATAGTTTCCTCAAGTGTCGAACACTGATGGAGGGTGGATCTTaacaaaatgtcatgttcatgtgtCTGTAACCACTTTTGTTCATGTGTAATCACTTCCCTTCTCTAACCACTTCCTCCGTATCTGTAAACCCCTACACTGCTGTGCTGGAGACTTTAGGGTTTGAGCGTTAGcagatattattcatattttatattatggtgctatgaaatacaacaacaacaataataataataataatagtaatatttgaagaagcagaagaggaataacatatgtaataataataacacatccTGGACTACATTGGACTCCAGCGAgagttcagagactgctgtgctctaGTCTTTGTGGAATCGTGGCTCAGCGACAGTATTCCAGACAGCGCCCTTCAGCTGGACGGGCTAGCCTGGTTCAGTCCGGGAAGACCCGCGgtggaggcgtgtgtgtttacatcaacgCTGTGACTGTAGCCCAGCACTGCTctccgctggtggagttcatcatagtcaagtgcagagcttttatttagtacgggagttctccgccgtgctgatagccgccgtgtacataccacctagcgctagcgctaatgctaatgctaatgctaaggaggcactgtgggaactgcacgggggcatcagcgatctgcagaccagacatccagacggactgttcattgttgtatttcatagcaccataatataaaatatgaataatatctgCTAACGCTCAAACCCTAAAGTCTCCAGCACAGCAGTGTGGGGGGTTTACAGATACGGAGGGAGGAGGTTAGAgaaagggagggggaggggttaCAGAAAGGGGGAGGGGTTACAGAAAGGGGGAGGGGTTACAGAAAGGGAATGTAAGTGGTACAGAAATGGAATGTAAGTGGTACAGAAATGGAATGTAAGTGGTACAGAAATGGAATGTAAGTGGTACAGAAATAGAATGTAAGTGGTACAGAAATGGAAtgtaagtggtacagaaagggaatgtaagtggtacagaaatggaatgtaagtggtacagaaatggaatgtaagtggtacagaaatggaatgtaagtggtacagaaatagaatgtaagtggtacagaaatggaatgtaagtggtacagaaatagaatgtaagtggtacagaaatggaatgtaagtggtacagaaatggaatgtaagtggtacagaaatggaatgtaagtggtacagaaatagaatgtaagtggtacagaaatggaatgtaagtggtacagaaatagaatgtaagtggtacagaaatggaatgtaagtggtacagaaatggaatgtaagtggtacagaaatagaatgtaagtggtacagaaatggaatgtaagtggtacagaaatggaatgtaagtggtacagaaatggaatgtaagtggtacagaaatagaatgtaagtggtacagaaatggaatgtaagtggtacagaaatggaatgtaagtggtacagaaatggaatgtaagtggtacagaaatggaatgtaagtggtacagaaatggaatgtaagtggtacagaaatggaatgtaagtggtacagaaatagaatgtaagtggtacagaaatggaatgtaagtggtacagaaatggaatgtaagtggtacagaaatagaatgtaagtggtacagaaatggaatgtaagtggtacagaaatggaatgtaagtggtacagaaatggaatgtaagtggtacagaaatggaatgtaagtggtacagaaatggaatgtaagtggtacagaaatggaatgtaagtggtacagaaatggaatgtaagtggtacagaaatggaatgtaagtggtacagaaatggaatgtaagtggtacagaaatggaatgtaagtggtacagaaatggaatgtaagtggtacagaaatggaatgtaagtggtacagaaagGGAATGTAAGTGGTACAGAAATAGAATGTAAGTGGTACAGAAATGGAATGTAAGTGGTACAGAAATAGAATGTAAGTGGTACAGAAATGGAATGTAAGTGGTACAGAAATGGAATGTAAGTGGTACAGAAATGGAATGTAAGTGGTACAGAAATGGAATGTAAGTGGTACAGAAATAGAATGTAAGTGGTACAGAAATGGAATGTAAGTGGTACAGAAATGGAATGTAAGTGGTACAGAAATGGAATGTAAGTGGTACAGAAATGGAATGTAAGTGGTACAGAAATAGAATGTAAGTGGTACAGAAATGGAATGTAAGTGGTACAGAAATAGAATGTAAGTGGTACAGAAATGGAATGTAAGTGGTACAGAAATGGAATGTAAGTGGTACAGAAATAGAATGTAAGTGGTACAGAAATGGAATGTAAGTGGTACAGAAATGGAATGTAAGTGGTACAGAAATAGAATGTAAGTGGTACAGAAATGGAATGTAAGTGGTACAGAAATGGAATGTAAGTGGTACAGAAATGGAATGTAAGTGGTACAGAAATGGAATGTAAGTGGTACAGAAATGGAATGTAAGTGGTACAGAAATAGAATGTAAGTGGTACAGAAATGGAATGTAAGTGGTACAGAAATAGAATGTAAGTGGTACAGAAATGGAATGTAAGTGGTACAGAAATGGAATGTAAGTGGTACAGAAATAGAATGTAAGTGGTACAGAAATGGAATGTAAGTGGTACAGAAATGGAATGTAAGTGGTACAGAAATAGAATGTAAGTGGTACAGAAATGGAATGTAAGTGGTACAGAAATAGAATGTAAGGGGagaaaaggggagggggggttacagaaagggaggaggaggaggttatATAAAGGGGGAGGGGTTACAGAAAGggagtggtggtggaggaggttaTATAAAGGGGGAGGGGTTACAGACACATGAACAGACAAGCACTCGCGCTTGTTTTTCGGTGTTTTGTGAAGATCCACCCTCCATCAGTGTTCGACACTTGAGGAAACTATTCTCTTATGATCTTTAATATTCTATTATTTATGAAAAAGAGGGAGTGAGAAGGTGAAGATGACCTCAGCTGCAGCTCTTCTGCTCTTCAGCTTTCTCCTCACTGTGGTTGGAGGTAAGAGCTGGTTTGAGAAGTTTCTCTTCAGCGAGCTGTAAGTAAGGAGGTATCTGGTGTTGAATGTCCAGAACTCAGACAGCAGTAAATGGTGTATGTTTGGTGAACTATACTGGACCTCAAACATAAAAACACTGACCACAGATCTAAATCTCTCGTTTAGTGTCGTTTCAGCTGTTGATGAATCGAGTTTCTGTTCGGTTCATCACTGTGTTTTAGACCAAAGGCAGCATTTCTCCtcatatttccacatatttcacttttaataaaagtcagtgtaaaatatttaaaaagtcattttggagcctgTCAAAACCAGCAACCATGTTTCTCACTCACTGCCCCCTGTACAGTCCTACATTTACTTTCAATTAGTTCAATTTGTAGTTTTACAATACTACCCAAAAGccaccaagatatcatgataaaatatatatatatttaacattgaataataaaacgatgatattacacaggtaaaagtgATGTTTTGTTCTTTGAATGAAAAACGACTATGTTGACTCCTCCCACAAAAATGTATTATGCAAATGACCCTGGAGTGCACGTGTAACCCAGCTATAATAAAGCCCTTTTAGTTGAATGGTAGCCCTTAAATGGGTGCTGCCCCTTTAAGAAAACCGCGGCAGGATTTCGGCAATCTGTCGAAGCTATTTCCCGCAATAGCAGCTGATTTATGGCAAAAACGGCAAGTTTATGTTGAAAAGCATAGACAGGAGAGCACGAGGCTCAGATAGCTTGGAGAGGGGGAAGGAGAGCCAGCCCCAGCTACCTTCATACCCTTTATTCTGTTTACTGGTTCTCCTGCTAGGTTCTCCTGCTAGATTCTCCTGCTAGGTTCTCCTGCTAGATTCTCCTGCTAGGTTCTCCTGCTAGATTCTCCTGCTAGGTTCTCCTGCTAGATTCTCCTGCTAGGCTCTCCTGCTAGATTCTCCTGCTAGATTCTCCTGCTAGGTTCTCCTGCTAGGTTCTCCTGCTAGATTCTCCTGCTAGGTTCTCCTGCTAGATTCTCCTGCTAGGTTCTCCTGCTAGATTCTCCTGCTAGGCTCTCCTGCTAGATTCTCCTGCTAGATTCTCCTGCTAGGTTCTCCTGCTAGATTCTCCTGCTAGGTTCTCCTGCTAGATTCTCCTGCTAGATTCTCCTGCTAGGTTCTCCTGCTAGATTCTCCTGCTAGGTTCTCCTGCTAGGTTCTCCTGCTAGGTTCTCCTGCTAGATTCTCCTGCTAGGTTCTCCTGCTAGATTCTCCTGCTAGGTTCTCCTGCTAGGTTCTCCTGCTAGATTCTCCTGCTAGGTCTCCTGCTAGATTCTCCTGCTAGATTCTCCTGCTAGGTTCTCCTGCTAGATTCTCCTGCTAGGTTCTCCTGCTAGGTTCTCCTGCTAGATTCTCCTGCTAGATTCTCCTGCTAGATTCTCCTGCTAGATTCTCCTGCTAGGTTCTCCTGCTAGATTCTCCTGCTAGGTTCTCCTGCTAGGTTCTCCTGCTAGATTCTCCTGCTAGGTTCTCCTGCTAGGTTCTCCTGCTAGGTTCTCCTGCTAGATTCTCCTGCTAGGTCTCCTGCTAGATTCTCCTGCTAGATTCTCCTGCTAGGTTCTCCTGCTAGATTCTCCTGCTAGGTTCTCCTGCTAGATTCTCCTGCTAGGTTCTCCTGCTAGATTCTCCTGCTAGATTCTCCTGCTAGGTTCTCCTGCTAGGTTCTCCTGCTAGGTTCTCCTGCTAGATTCTCCTGCTAGGTCTCCTGCTAGATTCTCCTGCTAGGTCTCCTGCTAGGTTCTCCTGCTAGATTTTCCTGCTAGGTTCTCCTGCTAGATTCTCCTGCTAGGTTCTCCTGCTAGATTCTCCTGCTAGATTCTCCTGCTAGGTTCTCCTGCTAGATTCTCCTGCTAGGTTCTCCTGCTAGATTCTCCTGCTAGGTTCTCCTGCTAGGTTCTCCTGCTAGGTTCTCCTGCTAGATTCTCCTGCTAGGTTCTCCTGCTAGATTCTCCTGCTAGGTTCTCCTGCTAGATTCTCCTGCTATGTTCTCCTGCTAGGTTCTCCTGCTAGGTTCTCCTGCTAGATTCTCCTGCTAGGTTCTCCTGCTAGGTTCTCCTGCTAGGTTCTCCTGCTAGATTCTCCTGCTAGGTTCTCCTGCTAGGTTCTCCTGCTAGGTTCT contains:
- the LOC140549543 gene encoding zinc-alpha-2-glycoprotein-like isoform X1 produces the protein MTSAAALLLFSFLQTVVGEKHSLNYPYTIQSSHTDNIYSSTAVTLLNHKQIDFYNSSDESRSRKQGWMQRISESDWNSGTEKLDYDRQWINKLINRLMNEFRHNKSDGHVLQWRHGCEGEGHPDGSVTLLNSINDYAYDGEDLISFNCSSQTWWTSEEQKNREREEKWKSDYRGIAVRKCEECEEMLKMYLQYNTTDSKPRQTPPAVHMFAKTSVRHWSKLTLTCMATGFYPKDLVMSVRKYSTSLPEHLLTSSGVRPNDDGTYQLRKSVEIPEDDYTADYNCYVSHISLNVAVIKNWDGNCNNCSNKKALIIGGALGGVVILLCVLCVIWVLKKKGIICVGIPSGPPPIINGSSGPPSSNGLPPVPAGAGSPSGSPPTSNGNISIGISPSVSPSTSNGNVSTDADVSRLTSSGDVVHAPVSTGPRSPRVSISANYGDVAYQQISTDDDSS